In Mycoplasma sp. OR1901, the following are encoded in one genomic region:
- a CDS encoding PDxFFG protein produces the protein MKSNKKRKKFNWRASVWPKYVISSALIFAATATTISLLKYNSVNQQAEKGVEKNELRNEFIEISKAKVSFVTTDKASSIAEFDPLRGENGEVLVNGKWVDYDKFLNDYFEEHHSLPFLNIRYGNFDFYNEYLEAVNAVDFYNFTQWFMNNVSWGPEIITLKEFSIVKGVEQHGNSITLGAHSNENKEYTQIKFYPDAFFGSIPLHSTLSGAGNASDSLLYKVNKKLWSYEEVQKFLSTVSKYNSFSNTSLETLKRFSFRKISDVRSLKNKKVFVVSGALPESIKENSFSEIEKTRINLPSDYISVVYAKNVEEAKAKFKEYAKQYSKLDKFNTLENLDNFTFEEKTIIDIKYSFYNEGIEHGYSDKYLRIFFDDGKSIALFNAINDAEYKYLDEKGDDVYKKPDNVESIEQGLDHNRINFGNLSADIRALYEQFILRNESLDQTVFDKIDEYINSQVQLKEIDAEIVKNNDIVQKSKKEFKDILAAYQENKETNQAKINELNIEIESKNNEITGFKEEIKTQDDEDEIKELHFKVFKLEKEIEDLNIQISDYQDAINRSQAKIDEYTKLIPTEEQLKEAHKNISNLVARKREVNLSGQKRLLDEKLVKAGIGSEKFETVINLKKLLNKLDQVEQQEIDFSNSTIQQKFDYVKTIHEFLVQNRPLFNLYSEVLNGNIFAELKPESDRYVLYSIDLGYVPTQLIAVDELNKLTDETQINWREYYNIDGFLRSKIEKEAASHSEKSDFYIYAPNISSISDGYDTEEKVKAFQQEAIDAINVKTSELNAIKDGFLYDEELVAKSKNITDSLNQSNFSDLMEQYNSTQEQLDELSKEYKQNIRNYVAVMTLKTVAEAEENGQKVFYNEIKKALLENDDLSEYTNDFMSILDNSDALRKEIQDKLVFFKTKVAQKLQEFVRIYTEVISITTSLDSEFNSFNKLSAEKFKDSLNAIINKISDADLLDLSTNQYMEDLIKESIDEIDSFNIQLNNASKNVQTILNDFKDSLNYLRRLEQEFNLNNFDDLIKRYFSIITNPVFMSYGFAGESDTNEQRIKWIAAIFKPIIEYRFNLNESYTKLIEEYNDTIEGLENDINDLSSSDEGDNTKKIESLKADKLKYEVYVQYYTELSKKTEMGEEDSFGKIASNAYDTLKQAWDNEDFEEGGEWEYDFEEENPAAWEQFKTQIDRFNMGVTEYTKLRDKTYDSAEAFTRKSSNYANELKLYFNSFNEVKSKYNSIMDNTFRNAKNIAQRDTATKVWFKSMNDSEGITISNENPLYVAKSKIELIQKLTKAGLIGDDTDLVEFTNNNIYNVKLNKVEKNGTKLYLTLREYTGRELSDFQSYLNTKYVKLNIDANLDEKTNGDTLDQVKDLFNLIEYKSVVQPFAIKEEGSKNISTPNGIKNVSTYSVYVESYDGFASSLVKKVPWATEALEGEHLVRKLNDKGEFEYVLENGKYFGLNPDSRVGIWSLIAMNNKNYKGLATDFLKFVAAHEYGHHMTLNSSQDLGDKGNKPIFGSALTPGSTPNIQNYYKRDVIDLYLKARTHLSLNSSPLLNQPNIVSEDNDGEYLLFNLPKKENNQIINDNSTVEKPENVWGNKVGKENLKDALLNDSRRFLQTYEGLLKAAESRREQNGLTSEEDKKWLNISDLWLMNTLDQNSGTLNPSKNSDAEHPVKYMVQDADGVWKFKKASLDMLQGKAKDGMGNLIEFYEYNGEILPKIVEGERNEKGEFIKIDKVLVFNKDQTPIIKVPLGIDFTVEENNPFYQMGKVGTNTNVNVTLQYINKQIKDAEETIKSLVVDNYSINGWDSSTSNTSLEPKTSVEFPLLGTLFTELGPDYNKTLLLPYLDNVKSRKRSDGSVNPLYFIAKYYGEDGEVLYDRLQNISKNNIIRNSQAVLQEEFYLNPYSEKSKDESKLVDVILELYLGTGGTYETLSAGGKHVLWLNENEQYLPNVKLDKIFTTGFLDGQLSADILKQLEQKQFMDWMSPFVAKFIGRDVANNSYLMINASGDVVSKNTINDTLPNFAEFRTLKINQGITAKDIENNLFNSYYVIGKNGVKNYGFDIEFKDFDSFLAFSSVDTTRAILDVENNVVNWDLDYVKARFDIDKFAREFKLALSKEENLTSEEKTYYNNLVQHNSEQEYANEIMKRFTSSSLNLFTKDYTFKQIKDKINESKENELRYGWIFDKNLGYGKFKSDGVLVSDKARENDQWTISVKKFFDTYQKFADDNQVDLDQFSLFDDLVLDDKIQVYTTQLLYNLRLSKFQFKDILLSFARGKTKKIKPTSDVEAYFKTKTERKFNELFSDYTYSFAEVINRDNLQVTYSPSQDEYRNLPSFLSGLNEANTGLEYVLDGSYTAKWRDLMFKFKGEEKDTVQNTIVEFELRNDDEDKYRSEKIGTSYVPSDLASNDNFSDDQNKSPLYLGRFQSINNGWFKDRWYRDLLDFRLYDDQGISIQDDTIRITDLEGNTVTDRAKAYWEYYIQSQGVGKRNVSNIWRNTDKDAIAMFGYLNNEDVEKANYLVFEDLETKEIKTVKLNKKNSSNMFYYKTQNVNNEKDPNARHWLKDEKYNYTDSNGHHEGTGFTAWVSDYAIMSNYSNKLLTPNHEYKIYFAKDASGVKTLEIDLGTAQSISENGKTFSQAPTSIYIKEIDGKQVPVFKVGVQFNGTK, from the coding sequence ATGAAATCAAACAAAAAAAGAAAAAAGTTTAATTGAAGAGCTTCGGTTTGACCTAAATACGTGATTTCAAGTGCACTTATTTTCGCTGCAACCGCAACAACTATTTCGTTACTTAAATACAATTCAGTTAATCAACAAGCTGAAAAGGGTGTTGAAAAGAATGAATTAAGAAATGAATTTATTGAAATTAGTAAAGCAAAAGTATCTTTTGTTACTACTGATAAAGCTTCATCAATTGCTGAGTTCGACCCTTTAAGAGGTGAAAACGGTGAAGTATTAGTTAATGGAAAATGAGTTGACTACGATAAATTCTTAAATGATTATTTCGAAGAACATCATTCACTACCATTTTTAAACATTAGATACGGTAACTTTGATTTTTACAATGAATATTTAGAAGCTGTTAATGCTGTAGATTTTTATAATTTTACCCAATGATTTATGAATAATGTTTCATGAGGTCCAGAAATTATAACTCTTAAAGAGTTTTCAATCGTTAAAGGGGTTGAACAACACGGTAATAGCATTACTTTAGGGGCTCACTCAAACGAAAATAAAGAATATACACAAATTAAATTCTACCCTGATGCATTTTTTGGTTCAATACCATTACACAGTACACTGAGTGGTGCTGGTAATGCATCTGATTCATTACTATACAAAGTTAACAAAAAACTTTGAAGTTATGAAGAAGTTCAAAAGTTTTTATCAACAGTTTCTAAATATAATTCATTTTCAAATACTTCATTAGAGACTTTAAAAAGATTTTCATTTAGAAAAATTAGTGATGTTCGTTCTTTAAAAAATAAAAAAGTATTTGTTGTATCAGGTGCTTTACCTGAATCAATTAAAGAAAATTCATTTAGTGAAATAGAGAAAACTAGAATAAACTTACCTTCTGATTATATATCAGTTGTATATGCAAAAAATGTTGAAGAAGCCAAAGCAAAATTTAAAGAATATGCTAAACAGTATTCAAAATTAGATAAATTTAACACTTTAGAAAATCTAGACAATTTTACTTTTGAAGAAAAAACTATTATTGATATTAAATATAGTTTTTACAACGAAGGAATTGAGCATGGTTACTCTGATAAATATTTAAGAATATTCTTTGATGATGGTAAATCTATTGCCTTATTCAACGCAATTAATGATGCTGAATATAAATATTTAGATGAAAAAGGTGATGATGTATATAAAAAACCTGATAATGTTGAAAGTATTGAACAAGGTTTAGATCATAACCGTATTAATTTTGGTAATTTATCAGCTGATATTAGAGCTTTATATGAACAATTTATATTAAGAAATGAATCTTTAGATCAAACTGTTTTTGACAAAATTGATGAATATATTAATTCACAAGTTCAATTAAAAGAAATTGATGCTGAAATTGTTAAAAATAATGATATTGTACAAAAAAGTAAAAAAGAATTTAAAGACATTTTAGCTGCATACCAAGAAAACAAAGAAACCAATCAAGCTAAAATTAACGAATTAAATATTGAAATAGAATCAAAAAACAACGAAATTACAGGATTTAAAGAAGAAATCAAAACTCAAGATGATGAAGATGAAATAAAAGAACTTCACTTTAAAGTATTTAAATTGGAAAAAGAAATTGAAGATTTAAATATACAAATTTCTGATTATCAAGATGCAATTAATAGATCACAAGCTAAAATTGATGAATATACAAAATTAATTCCAACAGAAGAACAATTAAAAGAAGCTCATAAAAATATTTCTAACTTAGTTGCTAGAAAAAGAGAAGTTAATTTATCTGGACAAAAAAGATTATTAGATGAAAAATTAGTTAAAGCTGGAATAGGTAGCGAAAAATTTGAGACTGTAATTAATTTAAAGAAATTATTAAACAAATTAGACCAAGTTGAACAACAAGAAATTGATTTTAGCAATTCAACAATTCAACAAAAATTTGATTATGTTAAAACAATTCATGAATTTTTAGTTCAAAATAGACCTTTATTTAATTTATATAGTGAGGTTTTAAATGGTAATATTTTCGCTGAATTAAAACCTGAATCAGATCGTTATGTTTTATACTCAATTGACTTAGGTTATGTGCCTACACAATTAATTGCAGTTGACGAACTTAATAAATTAACTGATGAAACCCAAATTAATTGAAGAGAATACTACAATATTGATGGTTTCTTAAGATCAAAAATTGAAAAAGAAGCAGCGAGCCACTCTGAAAAAAGTGATTTTTACATTTATGCTCCAAATATTAGCTCAATATCTGATGGTTATGATACAGAAGAAAAAGTAAAAGCATTCCAACAAGAAGCTATTGATGCAATAAATGTGAAAACAAGTGAACTTAATGCTATTAAAGACGGATTTTTATACGATGAAGAATTAGTTGCAAAATCTAAAAATATTACCGATTCTTTAAATCAATCTAATTTTTCAGATTTAATGGAACAATATAATTCAACACAAGAACAACTTGATGAACTTTCTAAAGAATATAAACAAAATATACGTAATTATGTAGCTGTTATGACACTAAAAACAGTGGCAGAAGCAGAAGAAAATGGTCAAAAAGTATTTTATAACGAAATCAAAAAAGCACTTCTTGAAAATGATGATCTTTCTGAATATACAAATGATTTTATGTCTATTTTAGATAATTCAGATGCATTAAGAAAAGAAATACAAGATAAATTGGTATTTTTCAAAACTAAAGTTGCGCAAAAACTACAAGAATTTGTACGTATTTATACAGAAGTAATTTCAATTACAACAAGTTTAGATTCAGAATTTAATTCATTCAATAAGTTAAGTGCCGAAAAATTTAAAGATTCACTTAATGCTATAATCAATAAAATTTCTGATGCAGATTTATTAGATTTATCAACTAACCAATATATGGAAGATCTAATTAAAGAAAGTATCGATGAGATCGATTCATTTAATATTCAGCTGAATAACGCAAGTAAAAATGTTCAAACAATATTAAATGACTTTAAAGATTCATTAAATTATCTAAGAAGATTAGAACAAGAATTTAATTTAAACAATTTTGACGATTTAATCAAAAGATACTTTTCAATTATTACAAATCCAGTATTTATGAGTTATGGATTTGCAGGTGAAAGTGATACAAACGAACAACGTATTAAATGAATTGCAGCAATTTTTAAACCGATTATCGAATATAGATTCAATTTAAACGAATCATACACTAAACTAATTGAAGAATACAATGATACAATCGAAGGTTTAGAAAATGATATTAATGATTTAAGTTCTAGCGATGAAGGTGATAATACTAAAAAAATTGAATCATTAAAAGCTGATAAACTTAAATACGAAGTTTATGTTCAATATTACACTGAATTATCTAAAAAAACAGAAATGGGTGAAGAAGATTCTTTTGGTAAAATTGCAAGCAATGCTTATGATACTTTAAAACAAGCCTGAGATAACGAAGATTTTGAAGAAGGCGGGGAATGAGAATATGATTTCGAAGAAGAGAACCCTGCTGCATGAGAACAATTTAAAACTCAAATCGATAGATTCAACATGGGTGTAACTGAGTATACAAAACTTAGAGATAAAACATATGATTCTGCTGAAGCGTTTACACGTAAGAGTTCTAATTATGCAAATGAATTAAAATTATATTTCAATTCATTTAACGAAGTTAAATCTAAATATAACTCAATAATGGATAATACATTCCGTAATGCAAAAAATATTGCTCAAAGAGATACAGCAACTAAAGTTTGATTTAAATCAATGAATGATTCAGAAGGTATAACAATTTCAAACGAAAATCCTTTATACGTTGCTAAATCAAAAATTGAATTAATTCAAAAATTAACAAAAGCTGGACTAATCGGAGATGATACTGATTTAGTTGAGTTTACAAATAATAATATTTATAATGTTAAACTAAACAAAGTAGAGAAAAATGGTACAAAACTATACTTAACATTAAGAGAATATACAGGTCGTGAATTAAGTGATTTCCAAAGTTATTTAAATACCAAATATGTTAAATTAAATATAGATGCAAATCTTGATGAAAAAACAAATGGCGATACATTAGATCAAGTGAAAGATTTATTCAATCTTATTGAATACAAATCTGTAGTTCAACCATTTGCTATAAAAGAAGAAGGAAGCAAAAATATTTCAACACCTAACGGTATTAAAAACGTTTCTACATATAGTGTTTATGTTGAATCATACGACGGCTTTGCTAGTTCATTAGTTAAAAAAGTTCCATGAGCAACAGAAGCATTAGAAGGTGAACACTTAGTTAGAAAATTAAATGATAAAGGTGAATTTGAATACGTTTTAGAAAATGGTAAATACTTTGGTCTAAACCCTGATTCACGTGTAGGTATTTGATCATTGATAGCAATGAACAATAAAAACTACAAAGGTTTAGCAACTGACTTCTTAAAATTCGTTGCAGCCCATGAATACGGTCACCACATGACACTTAATTCATCACAAGATTTAGGAGATAAAGGTAACAAACCAATCTTTGGTTCAGCTCTTACTCCTGGTTCAACACCTAATATTCAAAACTACTACAAAAGAGATGTTATTGACTTATATTTAAAAGCAAGAACTCACTTAAGTTTAAATTCATCACCACTTTTAAACCAACCAAATATCGTTTCTGAAGATAATGATGGAGAATATTTATTATTCAATTTACCTAAAAAAGAAAATAACCAAATTATTAACGATAATAGTACAGTTGAAAAACCTGAAAATGTTTGAGGAAATAAAGTTGGTAAAGAAAACTTAAAAGATGCTCTTTTAAACGATAGCCGTCGTTTCTTACAAACATATGAAGGTCTTTTAAAAGCTGCCGAATCACGTAGAGAACAAAATGGTTTAACTTCTGAAGAAGATAAAAAATGATTAAATATTTCTGACTTATGATTAATGAATACATTAGATCAAAACTCAGGTACACTTAACCCATCTAAAAATTCAGACGCAGAACACCCTGTAAAATACATGGTACAAGATGCTGATGGTGTTTGAAAATTCAAAAAAGCATCATTAGATATGCTTCAAGGTAAAGCTAAAGATGGAATGGGTAATTTAATTGAATTCTACGAATATAATGGTGAAATATTACCTAAAATTGTAGAAGGTGAAAGAAATGAAAAAGGTGAATTCATTAAAATTGATAAAGTCTTAGTTTTCAACAAAGACCAAACACCAATCATTAAAGTACCTTTAGGTATTGACTTCACAGTTGAAGAAAATAACCCATTCTACCAAATGGGTAAAGTTGGTACAAATACCAACGTTAATGTAACTTTACAATACATAAATAAACAAATTAAAGATGCCGAAGAAACAATAAAATCACTTGTTGTTGATAATTACTCAATTAACGGTTGAGATTCAAGTACTTCTAACACTTCATTAGAGCCAAAAACAAGTGTTGAATTCCCTCTTTTAGGAACTTTATTTACTGAATTAGGTCCTGATTACAATAAAACACTTTTACTACCATACTTAGATAATGTTAAATCAAGAAAACGTAGTGATGGTTCAGTTAATCCATTATACTTTATTGCTAAATACTACGGCGAAGATGGTGAAGTACTTTATGATAGATTACAAAACATTAGTAAAAATAACATAATTAGAAATAGCCAAGCTGTATTACAAGAAGAATTTTACTTAAATCCATATTCAGAAAAATCAAAAGACGAGTCAAAACTTGTTGATGTAATTCTTGAATTATATTTAGGAACAGGTGGAACATACGAAACACTTTCTGCGGGTGGAAAACACGTTCTATGATTAAATGAAAATGAACAATATTTACCAAACGTAAAATTAGATAAAATATTTACAACTGGTTTCTTAGATGGACAATTAAGTGCTGATATATTAAAACAATTAGAACAAAAACAATTTATGGATTGAATGAGTCCTTTTGTTGCTAAATTTATCGGTCGTGATGTTGCTAATAATAGTTACTTAATGATTAATGCAAGTGGTGATGTAGTTTCTAAAAACACTATAAATGATACATTGCCTAACTTCGCGGAATTCCGTACACTAAAAATTAACCAAGGTATAACAGCAAAAGATATAGAAAACAACTTATTTAATAGTTACTATGTAATTGGTAAAAATGGTGTTAAAAATTACGGTTTTGACATTGAATTTAAAGACTTTGATAGCTTCCTTGCATTTTCAAGCGTTGATACAACAAGAGCTATTTTAGATGTTGAAAATAATGTTGTGAATTGAGATTTAGATTATGTTAAAGCTAGATTCGATATTGATAAATTTGCTAGAGAATTTAAACTTGCTTTATCAAAAGAAGAAAATTTAACTTCTGAAGAAAAAACTTACTACAATAATTTAGTACAACATAATAGTGAACAAGAATATGCAAATGAAATAATGAAAAGATTTACAAGTTCATCATTAAACTTATTTACAAAAGACTACACATTTAAACAAATTAAAGATAAAATCAACGAAAGTAAAGAAAACGAATTAAGATATGGTTGAATTTTTGATAAAAACTTAGGTTATGGAAAATTCAAATCAGACGGTGTTCTTGTTAGTGATAAAGCTAGAGAAAATGACCAATGAACAATATCAGTTAAAAAATTCTTTGATACATATCAAAAATTTGCAGACGATAATCAAGTTGATTTAGATCAATTCTCATTATTTGATGATCTAGTTTTAGATGATAAAATTCAAGTTTATACAACACAACTTTTATATAATTTAAGACTTTCAAAATTCCAATTCAAAGATATATTACTATCATTCGCAAGAGGAAAAACTAAGAAAATTAAACCTACAAGTGATGTTGAAGCATACTTCAAAACTAAAACAGAACGTAAATTTAACGAGTTATTCTCAGATTATACATATTCATTTGCTGAAGTAATTAACCGTGATAATTTACAAGTTACATATTCACCTTCACAAGATGAATATAGAAACTTACCAAGCTTTTTATCAGGATTAAATGAAGCAAATACTGGTTTAGAATACGTTTTAGATGGTTCATATACAGCTAAATGAAGAGACTTAATGTTTAAATTCAAAGGTGAAGAAAAAGACACAGTACAAAATACAATTGTTGAATTTGAGTTAAGAAATGATGATGAAGATAAATATAGATCAGAAAAAATTGGTACTTCATATGTTCCAAGTGATCTAGCTTCAAATGATAACTTCTCAGATGATCAAAATAAATCACCATTATACTTAGGTCGTTTCCAATCAATTAACAACGGTTGATTCAAAGACCGTTGATATAGAGATTTACTTGATTTTAGACTTTACGATGATCAAGGTATCTCAATTCAAGATGATACAATCCGTATAACAGATTTAGAAGGTAATACAGTTACAGATAGAGCTAAAGCTTACTGAGAATATTACATTCAATCTCAAGGTGTTGGAAAACGTAACGTTTCTAACATTTGAAGAAACACAGATAAAGATGCTATTGCAATGTTTGGTTACTTAAATAACGAAGATGTTGAAAAAGCAAACTACTTAGTGTTTGAAGATTTAGAAACTAAAGAAATTAAAACAGTAAAACTTAATAAAAAGAATAGTAGTAATATGTTCTACTACAAAACACAAAATGTTAATAATGAAAAAGATCCTAACGCACGTCACTGATTGAAAGATGAAAAATATAATTACACTGATTCAAACGGTCATCATGAAGGTACAGGATTTACAGCGTGAGTAAGTGATTATGCAATTATGTCTAATTACTCAAATAAATTATTAACACCAAACCATGAATACAAAATTTACTTTGCAAAAGACGCTTCTGGTGTGAAAACATTAGAAATAGATTTAGGTACTGCACAAAGTATTTCAGAAAATGGTAAAACATTCTCACAAGCACCTACATCAATTTATATAAAAGAAATTGATGGGAAACAAGTGCCTGTATTCAAAGTTGGTGTTCAATTTAACGGAACTAAATAA